In Candidatus Vicinibacter proximus, the genomic stretch TCTATGTCGAAATAATGTTAGCCATTCTTTGCCACAAAGCTGACATAAAATGATCTATTAATTTCCAGGAGTTGAACAAATTCTATTTCCATATTATATCATTTCAACCATTTTATGACGCACGCAATACAGTTTAATTTGGTTTTGCATTGGGATGTTCGGCAAAAATAAAATGCTTTGCCACCTTACAATGGAATTCAAGAATGTTAGGACCAATGACCCTGCATGCATGGTTAGTGAGGATGAAGCAAAAAAACTGACTGTGTAGATACATTCGGAAATATTTAGAAAAAGTATACGAATTTACTTTTACGAATAGAGGTATACGGAATCTGTTAACAATCTCACCTCACAAATATTGAAATTTTATTCTATTTGTGATTAATTGTTTAAACCCTATTTAAGTTTCTGAATGTCAACTCCAATTCCAAATACCTTAAATTATGGATATAACAATTCGTGGTTACCTGCCGGGAACAGTTAGATAGATCTTTATGCTAGCCACAGATAGTCAAATTTCAATACTTGGATGGTAACCAATAAGTGTTGATTCATCAGAGTCCTTGTTTTTATAGGTCTTTTACCAAAATCACGAAATCCGAATGCTTAAAATGAGCCAAATAAAACACAGTAATTGTTGGATTTAGAAATAATAAAATGGTATTTTCACCTTCCTTCTTTAACAGCAAATATATGGAGACAATCAAACTTACGACACTGCTTTTGGCATTAGCTTTTTTCGGACTGACAGGTTGTAAGCAAAAAGGAACGACTGAAATTCGGGAAGACTTTAAAACATTATATGAGCGCTTCCATGTGGAGGGTTCTTTCGTACTTTACGACCCTCAGAACGACAAGTATATTTATTACAACCAAGGCCAGTTCAAACAAACATTTTCCCCTGCTTCGACTTTTAAAATTTGTAATTCGCTTATCGGGCTTGAAACAGGCGTTATAAAAGATAAGGACTTCGTAATTCCGTGGGACAGTGTGGTTAGGAATCCTGTGTGGGACAAAGACCACGACCTGAAGTCAGCTTTCGCAAACTCTACGGTCTGGTATTATCAGGAATTGGCTAGAAGGGTTGGTGGACAACAAATGCTTCACTGGCTGGAGAAAGCAAACTATGGCAATGTAGACACCTCAGGTGGTATTGACCAGTTTTGGCTCACAGGTGGACTACGGATCTCGCCGGAGCAACAGATTGATTTTCTAAAACGACTTCACGATAATGAACTTCCATTTTCTCAGCGTTCGAGCGACATTGTGAAAAACATAATGATCATCAAGGACACAATGGATTATATCATAAGAGGAAAAACCGGCTGGGGAGGATACGGCAATAAGGATATTGGGTGGTATGTTGGCTACCTTGAAACAAAAGATAGGGTTTACTATTTTTCAAACTGTGTTCAAGTTGAGACTGAAAAATTAAATGATGTAAATCGTGCAATTGATTTTGATTTGTCACGCAAGGAAATTGTTCATGAAATACTGAAAGAAATGAAACTTACACCTAAATAAATAATTCTCTGTTAAAACTAAATAAATATTTAGTTTTAACAGGGAATGGTTTAGCAATGCAGCTCATATGTCAGGATCGCTGGCTCTATCCACAAATTGCAATTACTGCTTAGAACTTTGAATGCTCATTTAAGAAAAATAAAACAAGTGTAGCTAAAAACCGATAAGAGTAATCAATTAAAAACCAGACCATGAAAATCAAATACAAAATTTTATCTGTACTAAACATGCAATTTTTATCTCCCTGTTGACCGCCAGTAAGGAATCCGCAAACGAAGTCCAGGAACCTGTGGAAAAGCCTGATGAAGTGGAATATTTTCTATTAAGACCAAACTAGAAAAATCTTTCGGTCATTCATTTGCAATGAGAAATGGGGATGACTTAAAAATATCCGGCGCCGTTATCATGGACGACAAAAGGGATATAGTGGTTCACGGTGATATGGTGTAGCAAATGAAAAATTGCTACAGCGAACTGGAAAAAATATTAAAACATTATGGCTATACTTTTGATGATGTTGTAGCTGAGAACGTCTATTCGATAAACATGGTTGACTTCATCAAAGTATCGGGCATTAGGAATTCCATTTACAAAAAGTAATTTCCGACCGGTACCTGACTCTAAGTAAAAGGTTTAGCCATTTCAGGACAGCTTATTGAAATCGATATGAAGGCTCATAAAACAAATTGAAGGAAGTAATGTAAACGGATAGAAAAAAGATTCGATTCGTAAAACTAAATATGAAAAAATAATAATTCTCTTAAGTTTTTGTTTGAGTGTTCAAATATTGGTTGGGCAAACTTTAGATATTGATTCCGTATATCAAACATTTTCAGCAGAAATAGATGAAAGCAAACGATTAAAATCCTTAAACTTATTTCTTGGCGACCCGGAAACCAAAGGCTCTATGGTGGACCTCCAACATGCCCAACGAATATTGGTACTATTCCTAAAAAATAAGGACAAAATCATCGAAGCATTTGGCATTGTCTCAGATCGGAATGGATTACATTTCATTTGGAAATACTGTAAAGGGCTTAGAGTATAGATTGAAGTCGATAGAGGTTGCTGAAAAAGCAAACAATCTGGAAATGTTAAAGGATTTAAAGCTTCATCTTCGATTGTATTTTTACGAACAAGGAGACTTTGAGAGAACGATAGCGTTAAGCTTTTAAGGGTATGACATTGCCCCATTAAAGACAACAATGAAATTATGCAGCTCCGGTCTTATTGGTTGTTGGGAGATTCGTATAATGAACTTAACGAACTAGATTTTACTTTAATGTATGCCTAAACGGCTTACGACATCTGCTTCCGAATCAAATATTATGATTATATCCACTGGATATATGAGTCTTTGGCCAGAATTCAGGGTAAACTTGGAAACAAAGCTCTTGTCGTAGCTTATTTTGATTTAACCATTAAAGAAGCAATCAAGAAAAAAATCCACAACCAGAGAAAGTCAGTATTACTCATCACTGGCTCAATATTATATCGTCTGCAAAATTGCTTTTGGATATTTACAGGACTACAACTGTGACAGTCCCTTTGAATATTCTGAAATTTACAGAAAAGCCAATGACAGTTTGTTTAGTGCCACAAAAATTAAACAGGCGACCCAGATGAATTTTACAGAAGATATCCGCCAGTTGTAATTGGCAGAAACAAAATTAAAAGAAGCTGAAGAGCAAACATACAATATCCAATTGGATTTGCAATCCATCGGCATCATTACTTATATTATAATTTTGTCATTGCTCAGCCGCAATATTATTACCAATACAAGACTTATTTATTACTTTTGAGTAATTAATTTATTATTGGTTTTTGAGTTTTTAAATTTATTGAAGAGTAATAAAGTAAACTTTTTTTAAAAATGATGACGACTGATTGTTATTCGACAAAATCTGGGATTCATCTAAAAAATTTGGAAGATACCAGTTTTGGGAACCCCGTTATTCACTAAAGTTGTCTTAAATTCCATTATATTGCATTGTTCTTTTTGTCTTGGTACAAATAAGCACCAAAAAAATCAAGGCTTTTTTCATTTCGTAACACTAAATCTTATTAACCAGAAATTAAAAATTTATACGAAATTTAGGACTATTTTGACATCTACTCGACAATACAAGAATTGAATTTATAATTAGACCTACAGAACATGGAAAATTTACCCTCTTACGTAAGCATAGTTTTCGCACTGACTACTATATGGACAGTAGGATTCTTTTACAAAGCGGCTAATAACTCCAAAACTACATTATTCATTTTAGTCATTTGGTTGGTATTCCAGACTGTTATCGGACTTTCAGACTTTTATATCGTAACAGACACCATACCACCACGATTTCTGTTATTAGTGCTACCGCCGATACTTTTTACCGGCGGACTATTTTACACGACACAAGGCAGACTTTACATGGATAATTTGGAT encodes the following:
- the blaOXA gene encoding class D beta-lactamase, which produces METIKLTTLLLALAFFGLTGCKQKGTTEIREDFKTLYERFHVEGSFVLYDPQNDKYIYYNQGQFKQTFSPASTFKICNSLIGLETGVIKDKDFVIPWDSVVRNPVWDKDHDLKSAFANSTVWYYQELARRVGGQQMLHWLEKANYGNVDTSGGIDQFWLTGGLRISPEQQIDFLKRLHDNELPFSQRSSDIVKNIMIIKDTMDYIIRGKTGWGGYGNKDIGWYVGYLETKDRVYYFSNCVQVETEKLNDVNRAIDFDLSRKEIVHEILKEMKLTPK